In the genome of Polaribacter atrinae, one region contains:
- a CDS encoding glycoside hydrolase family 65 protein — translation MNQDYIIPNEWSIIEEGFNSYKVKSSESLFSIGNGAMGQRANFEENYSGETFQGSYIGGVYYPDKTRVGWWKNGYPEYFAKVLNAPNWIGINVLINGEKLDLNTCKEVAKFKRELNMQEGWLSRSFEAVLPNGIKIKVATKRFLSLELDEIGAISYNITPLNSDAKITYTPYIDAGITNEDTNWDDQFWDVLKVSQNKQQAYIEARTMKTHFYTCTFMESRLFIDNKEVEATCNSEQTSNLISCSYQQEVKENQTYTIHKFGGYVVDRNHNKEDLVAAAKVALDKAVSFGFDVLLEKQKESWAQIWSMSDITIEGDVKAQQGIRFNIFQLNQTYLGTDASLNIGPKGFTGEKYGGSTYWDTEAYCIPFYMATKDQSVARTLLEYRYNHLDKAIENAEKLGFTNGAALYPMVTMNGEECHNEWEITFEEIHRNGAIAFAIYNYYRFTEDYSYIPEKGLEVLIAIARFWQQRATFSSDKNKFMILGVTGPNEYENNINNNFYTNYIAKWCINYALENIEIVKTDHNSDYNRIKEKVNFSDEELAKWKSVADGMYFPYSEKHNVYLQQDGFLDKELITVADLDKSQRPINQKWSWDRILRSPYIKQADTLQGFYMFEDDFSTEELERHFDFYEPFTVHESSLSPCVHSIQAAKLDRMEQAYTFYLRTSRLDLDDYNHEVEEGLHITSMAGTWMSIVEGFGGMRVQKNTLSFSPKIPKEWNSYSFKVNFRHQVITVNVSQKGTDFTLEGTEAVHILVNGEQVTVSPSK, via the coding sequence ATGAATCAAGATTACATCATACCAAACGAATGGTCTATTATAGAAGAAGGCTTTAATTCATACAAAGTAAAATCATCAGAAAGCTTGTTCAGTATTGGTAATGGCGCCATGGGACAAAGAGCTAATTTTGAAGAAAATTATTCAGGCGAAACTTTTCAAGGGAGTTATATCGGCGGTGTTTATTATCCAGATAAAACACGTGTTGGATGGTGGAAAAATGGATATCCAGAGTATTTTGCAAAAGTATTAAATGCACCAAATTGGATTGGAATTAACGTACTTATCAATGGTGAAAAATTAGATTTAAATACTTGTAAAGAAGTTGCTAAATTTAAAAGAGAACTAAACATGCAAGAAGGTTGGTTGTCTAGAAGTTTTGAAGCTGTTTTACCAAATGGAATCAAAATTAAAGTAGCTACAAAGCGTTTTTTAAGTTTAGAGTTAGATGAAATTGGAGCCATTAGTTATAATATAACTCCATTAAATTCTGATGCTAAAATTACGTATACTCCTTATATCGATGCAGGAATTACAAATGAAGATACCAATTGGGATGATCAATTTTGGGATGTTTTAAAAGTATCTCAAAATAAGCAACAAGCTTACATTGAGGCAAGAACCATGAAAACACATTTTTATACGTGTACTTTTATGGAATCTCGTTTATTTATAGATAATAAAGAAGTTGAGGCAACTTGTAACAGTGAGCAAACTTCAAATTTAATTTCTTGTTCATATCAACAAGAGGTTAAAGAGAATCAAACATATACCATTCATAAATTTGGTGGTTATGTGGTAGATAGAAATCATAATAAAGAAGATTTAGTTGCTGCAGCAAAAGTAGCTTTAGACAAAGCCGTTAGTTTTGGTTTTGATGTTTTGTTAGAAAAACAAAAGGAATCTTGGGCGCAAATTTGGAGTATGAGCGATATTACCATAGAAGGTGATGTAAAAGCGCAACAAGGAATCCGTTTTAATATTTTTCAATTAAACCAAACTTATTTAGGTACAGATGCAAGTTTAAATATCGGGCCAAAAGGATTTACAGGAGAAAAATATGGAGGAAGTACTTATTGGGATACAGAAGCATATTGTATTCCTTTTTATATGGCAACCAAAGACCAATCTGTTGCGAGAACTTTATTAGAATATAGATACAATCATTTAGATAAAGCTATTGAAAATGCTGAAAAGTTAGGTTTTACAAACGGAGCAGCGTTGTACCCAATGGTTACTATGAATGGTGAAGAATGCCATAACGAATGGGAAATTACTTTTGAAGAAATTCATAGAAATGGAGCTATTGCTTTTGCAATTTATAACTATTATAGGTTTACAGAAGACTATTCTTACATTCCAGAAAAAGGATTGGAAGTTTTAATTGCCATTGCACGTTTTTGGCAACAAAGAGCTACTTTTTCTTCGGATAAAAACAAGTTTATGATTTTGGGTGTTACTGGTCCCAATGAATATGAGAATAACATCAACAATAATTTTTATACAAATTACATTGCAAAATGGTGTATTAATTATGCATTAGAAAATATAGAAATTGTAAAAACAGACCATAATTCTGATTATAATAGAATTAAAGAAAAAGTAAATTTTTCTGATGAAGAGTTAGCAAAATGGAAAAGTGTTGCAGATGGAATGTATTTTCCATATTCAGAAAAGCACAATGTATATTTACAACAAGATGGTTTCTTAGACAAAGAATTAATTACGGTTGCAGATTTAGATAAAAGTCAGAGACCGATTAACCAAAAATGGAGTTGGGACAGAATTTTACGTTCTCCGTACATAAAACAAGCCGATACTTTACAAGGTTTTTACATGTTCGAAGATGATTTCTCTACAGAAGAATTAGAACGTCATTTCGATTTTTATGAGCCATTTACCGTTCACGAAAGTTCACTTTCTCCTTGTGTACATAGTATTCAGGCTGCAAAGTTAGACCGAATGGAACAAGCATATACCTTTTATTTACGTACTTCTCGTTTAGATCTAGATGATTATAATCACGAAGTAGAAGAAGGGTTACACATTACTTCTATGGCTGGTACTTGGATGAGTATTGTAGAAGGTTTTGGTGGTATGAGAGTACAAAAGAATACACTTTCTTTTTCGCCAAAAATTCCTAAAGAATGGAATTCTTATTCATTTAAAGTGAATTTTAGACATCAAGTAATTACTGTAAATGTTTCTCAAAAAGGAACTGATTTTACTTTAGAGGGAACAGAAGCAGTTCACATTTTAGTAAATGGAGAACAAGTAACGGTATCACCAAGTAAATAA
- the pgmB gene encoding beta-phosphoglucomutase: MKKGFIFDLDGVIVDTAKYHYLAWKKLANELGFEFTKEQNELFKGVSRKRCLEILLEIGKREATQKEFDTWMVEKNVDYLKYIENMDASEILPDVTKVLSFLKEQNIPIALGSASKNAQPILEKVGLLHYFDAIVDGNNVTKAKPDPEVFLLAAKQLGVNAADCVVFEDAVAGVEAANAAKMISIGIGDQKILSEAVHNFNDFTEISTDFIQELIDK; encoded by the coding sequence ATGAAAAAAGGATTTATATTCGATTTGGATGGGGTTATCGTAGACACTGCGAAATATCATTATTTAGCGTGGAAAAAATTAGCAAACGAATTAGGTTTCGAATTTACCAAAGAACAGAACGAATTATTTAAAGGAGTAAGTAGAAAACGTTGTTTAGAGATTTTGTTAGAAATTGGAAAAAGAGAAGCAACTCAAAAAGAGTTTGATACTTGGATGGTCGAAAAAAATGTAGACTATTTAAAGTATATCGAAAATATGGATGCTTCAGAGATTCTACCTGATGTGACTAAAGTATTGTCCTTTTTAAAAGAACAAAATATACCAATTGCCTTAGGTTCTGCAAGTAAAAATGCACAACCTATTTTAGAAAAAGTTGGTTTACTGCACTATTTTGATGCTATTGTAGACGGAAACAATGTTACCAAAGCAAAACCAGATCCAGAAGTATTTCTTTTGGCAGCAAAGCAATTAGGTGTAAATGCAGCAGATTGTGTAGTTTTTGAAGATGCAGTTGCAGGTGTAGAAGCGGCAAATGCAGCAAAAATGATCAGTATTGGTATTGGAGATCAAAAGATACTTTCTGAAGCAGTGCATAACTTTAATGACTTTACTGAAATCAGTACAGATTTTATTCAGGAGCTGATTGATAAATAA
- a CDS encoding MFS transporter gives MEKRKLSFWQIWNMSFGFLGIQMGFALQNANASRILQIFGADVHELSWFWIIAPLMGLIVQPIIGHYSDKTWGKFGRRKPYFLVGAILASIGLVLMPQADIFIAFLPALWVGAGFLMIMDASFNIAMEPFRALVGDNLRTDQRTQGFSVQTALIGFGAVVGSWLPYALTNWFGVSNETSAGVVPANLIWSFIIGATILVLSILVTIFTTDEYSPEELAKFDNEAVETAEQQESSSLMDIFDDFKKMPTTMRQLSWVQFFSWFGLFGMWVFATPAIAQHIYGLPYTDSSSTTYQNAGDWVGILFGIYNLVSAFYAFALPYIAKKIGRKKTHSISLIIGGLGLLSIYIMPNENWLIVSMIGIGIAWASILAMPYAILAGSISAKKMGVYMGIFNFFIVIPQIINALIGGPLVKYAYNNEAIFALMISGVSFLIAAALVYKVKDVDDVVQAKL, from the coding sequence ATGGAAAAGCGTAAATTAAGTTTTTGGCAAATCTGGAACATGAGTTTTGGGTTTCTAGGAATACAAATGGGGTTTGCCCTACAAAATGCAAACGCAAGTAGAATTTTACAGATTTTTGGAGCTGATGTTCATGAACTTTCATGGTTTTGGATTATTGCACCATTAATGGGATTAATTGTTCAACCAATTATTGGGCATTATAGCGATAAAACTTGGGGGAAATTCGGTAGAAGAAAACCTTATTTTTTAGTAGGCGCTATTTTAGCTTCTATAGGTTTAGTTTTAATGCCACAAGCCGATATTTTTATAGCCTTTTTACCAGCACTTTGGGTAGGAGCAGGTTTTTTAATGATTATGGATGCTTCTTTTAATATTGCCATGGAGCCTTTTAGGGCGTTAGTTGGTGATAATTTAAGAACAGATCAAAGAACGCAAGGTTTTAGTGTACAAACAGCTTTAATAGGTTTTGGAGCAGTAGTTGGTTCTTGGTTACCATATGCATTAACAAATTGGTTTGGGGTTTCTAATGAAACTTCTGCAGGTGTTGTACCTGCTAATTTAATCTGGTCTTTTATTATAGGAGCAACCATTTTAGTACTTTCTATTTTAGTTACCATTTTTACTACGGATGAATATTCACCAGAGGAATTAGCAAAATTTGATAATGAGGCTGTAGAAACTGCAGAACAACAAGAAAGTTCTAGTTTAATGGATATTTTTGATGATTTCAAAAAAATGCCAACAACTATGCGTCAATTAAGTTGGGTGCAATTCTTTTCTTGGTTTGGTTTATTCGGTATGTGGGTTTTTGCAACCCCTGCAATTGCACAACATATTTATGGTTTGCCTTATACGGATAGTAGTAGTACAACGTATCAAAATGCAGGAGATTGGGTTGGAATTCTTTTCGGAATTTACAATTTAGTGTCTGCTTTTTATGCTTTTGCATTGCCTTACATTGCAAAAAAAATAGGAAGAAAAAAAACACACTCTATATCATTAATTATTGGTGGTTTAGGATTATTATCAATTTATATAATGCCTAATGAAAACTGGTTAATAGTTTCTATGATTGGAATTGGAATAGCTTGGGCTAGTATTTTAGCGATGCCTTATGCAATTTTAGCAGGTTCTATTTCTGCTAAAAAAATGGGTGTTTATATGGGGATTTTTAACTTCTTTATTGTTATTCCTCAGATAATAAATGCCTTAATTGGTGGGCCATTAGTAAAGTATGCCTATAATAATGAAGCAATATTTGCTCTAATGATAAGTGGTGTTAGTTTCTTAATTGCTGCAGCATTGGTCTACAAAGTAAAAGATGTAGATGATGTAGTACAAGCAAAATTATAA